A stretch of the Pseudomonas sp. ACM7 genome encodes the following:
- a CDS encoding aldehyde dehydrogenase has translation MPLPYLLPATSAFIQRAPRMLIGGDWVEAADGQTMPLHNPATGEVLCVVPRATPEDVDRAVLAARQAFDDSAWSRTRPRERQNLLWKLADLLERDAELLAQLECLNNGKSAAVAQVMDVQLSIDFLRYMAGWATKIEGSSVEVSLPLMPNDQFHSFIRREAVGVVGAIVAWNFPLLLACWKLGPALATGCTVVLKPADETPLTALKLAELVLEAGYPEGVFNVVTGTGITAGSALTHNPLVDKLTFTGSTAVGKQIGKIAMDSMTRVTLELGGKSPTIVMADADLKTAAAGAASAIFFNQGQVCCAGSRLYVQRKHFDNVVADIADIANAMKLGNGLDPSVEMGPLISARQQDRVYGYIEKGRESGATIACGGEQFGPGFFVKPTVIVDVDQKHSLVQEEIFGPVLVAIPFDDEADALRMANDSPYGLGASIWSNDLAAVHRMIPRIKSGSVWVNCHSALDPALPFGGYKMSGVGREMGYAAIEHYTELKSVLIKL, from the coding sequence ATGCCCCTCCCTTATTTGCTTCCCGCCACCTCGGCGTTCATCCAGCGCGCCCCGCGCATGCTCATCGGTGGCGACTGGGTCGAGGCCGCCGACGGCCAGACCATGCCCCTGCATAACCCGGCCACCGGCGAAGTGCTGTGCGTCGTGCCACGGGCCACACCTGAGGATGTCGACCGCGCCGTGCTCGCCGCCCGTCAGGCCTTTGATGATTCGGCCTGGAGCCGCACCCGACCTCGGGAGCGGCAGAACTTGCTGTGGAAACTCGCCGACCTGTTGGAACGCGACGCCGAACTGCTGGCGCAACTGGAATGCCTGAACAACGGCAAAAGCGCGGCCGTGGCCCAGGTGATGGACGTGCAACTGTCCATCGACTTCCTGCGCTACATGGCCGGTTGGGCGACCAAGATCGAAGGTTCCAGCGTTGAAGTGTCGCTACCGTTGATGCCCAACGATCAATTCCACAGTTTCATCCGCCGCGAAGCGGTGGGCGTGGTCGGCGCCATCGTTGCCTGGAACTTCCCGCTGCTGCTGGCCTGCTGGAAACTCGGCCCGGCCCTGGCCACCGGTTGCACCGTGGTGCTCAAACCCGCCGACGAAACCCCGCTGACCGCGCTGAAACTCGCCGAGTTGGTGCTGGAGGCCGGTTACCCCGAAGGCGTGTTCAACGTGGTCACCGGCACCGGCATCACTGCAGGTTCCGCCCTGACCCACAATCCGCTGGTGGACAAGCTGACCTTCACCGGCTCCACCGCTGTGGGCAAGCAGATCGGCAAGATCGCCATGGACTCCATGACCCGGGTGACCCTGGAACTGGGCGGCAAATCGCCGACCATCGTCATGGCCGATGCCGACCTGAAGACCGCCGCAGCCGGTGCCGCCAGCGCGATTTTCTTTAATCAGGGCCAGGTGTGCTGTGCAGGTTCCAGGCTGTATGTGCAGCGTAAGCATTTCGACAATGTGGTGGCGGACATCGCCGACATCGCCAATGCCATGAAGCTCGGTAACGGCCTGGACCCAAGTGTCGAGATGGGGCCGCTGATCTCGGCGCGCCAGCAGGACCGGGTTTACGGGTACATCGAAAAGGGACGGGAAAGTGGTGCGACGATCGCCTGCGGTGGTGAGCAGTTTGGGCCAGGCTTTTTTGTCAAACCGACGGTGATCGTCGATGTCGATCAGAAACACTCATTGGTGCAGGAAGAGATCTTCGGGCCGGTGCTGGTGGCGATTCCGTTCGATGATGAAGCCGATGCGTTGCGCATGGCCAATGACAGTCCATATGGGCTTGGGGCGAGTATCTGGTCGAACGATTTGGCGGCGGTGCACCGGATGATTCCGCGGATCAAGTCGGGTTCGGTGTGGGTCAATTGCCACAGCGCACTGGACCCGGCGTTGCCGTTTGGTGGGTACAAGATGTCGGGGGTTGGGCGGGAGATGGGGTATGCGGCGATTGAGCATTACACCGAGTTGAAGTCGGTGTTGATCAAGCTCTGA
- a CDS encoding histone deacetylase family protein → MRSFFHPEQLLHHPRSYYSRGQMRTPQEVPERAQRLVQASRSLGFTVEQPADAGLDPLLAVHGAPYLTFLQEAHQRWKEIPEDWGDEVMSNIFVREPNALRGILAQAARYLADGSCPVGEQTWRSAYWSAQSAIAGAQALLDGEPAAYALCRPPGHHARAEAAGGFCYVNNAAVAAQVLRAGFARVAVLDTDMHHGQGIQEIFYDRDDVLYVSVHGDPTNFYPGVAGFADERGVGKGEGFNVNLPMTHGASEADFLGQLDVALAAVKDFGAEVLVLSLGFDIFELDPQSKVAVTREGFARLGERIRSLGLPCLIVQEGGYHLESLEDNARAFFVNSEVWSL, encoded by the coding sequence ATGCGCAGTTTTTTCCACCCCGAACAATTGCTTCACCATCCACGCAGCTACTACTCCCGTGGGCAGATGCGCACACCACAGGAGGTGCCCGAGCGCGCTCAGCGGTTGGTGCAGGCGTCTCGTTCATTGGGTTTTACGGTTGAGCAACCGGCCGATGCCGGGCTCGATCCGCTGCTGGCGGTGCACGGCGCGCCATACCTGACGTTTTTGCAGGAAGCCCATCAGCGCTGGAAGGAAATTCCCGAGGATTGGGGCGACGAGGTGATGTCGAACATCTTCGTGCGCGAGCCCAATGCTCTGCGCGGGATTCTCGCCCAGGCCGCCCGTTACTTGGCCGATGGCAGTTGCCCGGTGGGTGAGCAGACCTGGCGTTCGGCCTATTGGTCGGCGCAAAGCGCCATTGCCGGTGCTCAGGCGTTGCTCGATGGCGAGCCGGCGGCTTACGCCTTGTGCCGTCCACCCGGTCACCACGCCCGGGCCGAGGCGGCGGGCGGTTTCTGTTATGTGAACAATGCGGCAGTGGCCGCGCAGGTATTGCGTGCCGGTTTTGCGCGAGTCGCAGTGCTCGACACCGACATGCACCACGGTCAGGGGATTCAGGAGATTTTCTACGACCGCGATGACGTGCTCTACGTCTCGGTGCATGGCGATCCGACCAACTTCTATCCGGGGGTTGCCGGGTTCGCTGATGAGCGGGGTGTCGGCAAGGGCGAGGGCTTCAACGTCAACTTGCCGATGACACATGGCGCCAGTGAGGCGGACTTCCTGGGTCAGTTGGACGTGGCATTGGCGGCGGTGAAAGACTTCGGCGCCGAGGTGCTGGTGTTGTCCCTGGGGTTCGATATTTTTGAGCTGGATCCGCAGAGCAAAGTGGCGGTGACTCGTGAGGGGTTTGCGCGGCTTGGGGAGCGGATTCGCAGCCTTGGGTTGCCGTGTTTGATTGTGCAGGAGGGTGGGTATCACCTGGAGAGTCTTGAGGATAATGCGCGGGCGTTTTTTGTGAACTCCGAGGTGTGGAGCCTCTGA
- the mrdA gene encoding penicillin-binding protein 2: MPQPIPIKDHEKETRLVNKRLMACALFVVAITCALVVRMYVLQVVEFDYHSTISENNRVHVLPITPTRGLIYDRNGVVLADNRPSFNLTITRERASDVKEELDEVVTLLHLPTEDRALFDKAMKQARHPFVPVTLFYELSEEQIAVLAINEFRLPGIDVEPQFVRHYPMGAHFAHSIGYVGRINEKESKALDTVEYRGTQSIGKTGIEKFYESQLHGQVGYEEVETNAQGRVLRVLKHTDPIPGKNIVLSLDVKLQEAAEEALGDRRGSVVALDPSTGEVLAMVSKPSFDPNLFVTGISFKEYAALHDSIDRPLFNRVLRGLYAPGSTIKPEVAIAGLDAGVVTPQTRVFDPGYYQLPDFDHKYRNWNHSGDGWVDMDAAIMRSNDTYFYDLAHKLGIDRLHDYMAMFGLGEKVSLDMFEESAGLMPSQAWKRATRRQAWFPGETVILGIGQGYMQVTPLQLAQATALIANKGVWNRPHLARTVDGVAPVDEHPMPNILLKDPRDWEQVNHGMQMVMHDARGIARAAAQGAQYRIAGKSGTAQVVAIKQGERYNRAKTLERNRDNALFVGFAPAEHPKIVISVMIENGEAGGRVAGPVVRQIMDAWLLDQDGHLKPQYATPSKAPGDPHV; the protein is encoded by the coding sequence ATGCCCCAACCGATACCGATCAAGGACCACGAAAAAGAGACGCGCCTGGTCAATAAAAGACTGATGGCTTGCGCCCTGTTCGTTGTCGCCATTACCTGCGCGCTGGTCGTGCGCATGTATGTCCTGCAGGTGGTCGAATTTGACTATCACTCGACGATCTCAGAAAACAATCGCGTCCACGTCCTGCCGATCACCCCCACCCGCGGATTGATCTATGACCGCAACGGTGTAGTTCTGGCGGACAACCGTCCCAGCTTCAACCTGACCATCACCCGCGAACGCGCCTCTGATGTCAAAGAGGAACTGGATGAAGTAGTCACCCTCCTGCACTTGCCGACAGAAGATCGAGCGCTGTTCGACAAGGCAATGAAGCAGGCTCGACATCCATTCGTGCCGGTCACCTTGTTCTACGAGCTCAGCGAAGAACAAATCGCCGTGTTGGCGATCAACGAGTTCCGCCTGCCAGGGATCGATGTAGAGCCACAATTCGTTCGCCACTACCCGATGGGCGCGCACTTTGCGCACTCCATTGGCTACGTCGGCCGCATCAACGAGAAAGAATCCAAAGCCCTGGACACGGTGGAATACCGTGGCACTCAATCGATCGGCAAGACCGGTATCGAAAAATTCTACGAGTCGCAGTTGCACGGCCAGGTTGGTTACGAAGAAGTCGAAACCAACGCTCAGGGCCGGGTCCTGCGAGTGCTCAAGCACACCGATCCAATTCCAGGCAAAAACATCGTACTGAGCCTCGACGTCAAACTTCAGGAAGCCGCCGAGGAAGCCTTGGGCGATCGTCGCGGTTCGGTGGTCGCTCTCGATCCGTCGACCGGCGAAGTACTCGCGATGGTCAGCAAGCCGAGCTTCGATCCGAACCTGTTCGTCACCGGGATCAGCTTCAAGGAATACGCAGCGCTGCACGACTCGATCGACCGGCCGCTGTTCAATCGCGTACTGCGCGGCCTCTATGCACCGGGTTCGACCATCAAGCCGGAAGTGGCCATTGCCGGTCTGGACGCCGGCGTCGTTACCCCGCAGACCCGCGTCTTCGACCCCGGTTATTACCAACTCCCGGATTTCGATCACAAGTACCGCAACTGGAACCACAGCGGCGATGGCTGGGTGGACATGGACGCGGCGATCATGCGCTCCAACGACACCTACTTCTACGACCTGGCCCACAAGCTGGGCATCGACCGACTGCATGACTACATGGCCATGTTCGGCCTCGGCGAGAAAGTCTCGCTGGACATGTTCGAAGAGTCTGCCGGTTTGATGCCATCGCAAGCCTGGAAACGCGCCACGCGCCGTCAGGCATGGTTCCCGGGTGAGACCGTGATCCTCGGCATCGGCCAGGGTTACATGCAGGTCACGCCCCTGCAGTTGGCCCAGGCCACTGCACTGATCGCCAACAAAGGTGTCTGGAATCGCCCGCACCTGGCCAGGACAGTGGACGGTGTTGCGCCAGTGGATGAGCATCCAATGCCAAACATCCTGTTGAAAGACCCGCGTGACTGGGAGCAGGTCAACCATGGCATGCAAATGGTGATGCACGACGCTCGCGGGATTGCCCGGGCGGCAGCGCAGGGCGCTCAGTACCGCATCGCCGGCAAGAGTGGTACCGCGCAAGTGGTGGCGATCAAGCAGGGCGAGCGTTACAACCGGGCGAAAACCCTGGAGCGTAACCGCGATAACGCCTTGTTCGTCGGTTTTGCCCCGGCCGAACATCCGAAGATTGTCATCTCGGTGATGATCGAAAACGGCGAGGCCGGCGGTCGCGTCGCAGGTCCCGTGGTGCGGCAGATCATGGATGCCTGGCTACTCGATCAGGACGGTCACTTGAAGCCGCAATACGCTACACCGAGCAAAGCACCGGGCGACCCTCACGTCTAA
- a CDS encoding S8 family serine peptidase, producing MKPELRIGVVDSGHSAAQRVQVVAGRRFSLLEDGLAEGDLRDDPLGHGSAVVEAIGRRAPSAVFCVAQVFDQRGVTSALQIATAIDWLVAQDVRLINLSLGLRQDRSLLREACGLAVARGVLLCASSPAQGEGVFPANYPQVLQVTGDARCAEQEWSWLNSAQADFAACVHGTYPGQSGASLGCAALSGHIAGFLVAHPEASNELIIEWLRENARYRGPERRFGP from the coding sequence ATGAAGCCTGAGCTGCGGATTGGCGTGGTGGACAGCGGTCACTCGGCGGCGCAGCGGGTGCAAGTAGTCGCCGGGCGGCGCTTCTCGTTGCTGGAGGATGGCCTGGCCGAAGGCGACTTGCGCGACGATCCGCTGGGCCACGGCAGCGCGGTGGTCGAGGCCATCGGTCGGCGGGCGCCTTCGGCGGTATTTTGCGTGGCTCAGGTGTTCGACCAGCGTGGAGTCACCAGCGCGTTGCAGATCGCCACGGCAATTGACTGGCTGGTGGCGCAGGACGTTCGGCTGATCAATTTGAGCCTCGGTCTGCGTCAGGATCGCAGCCTGTTGCGTGAAGCCTGTGGGTTGGCGGTGGCACGCGGGGTTTTGCTTTGCGCGTCCAGCCCGGCGCAGGGCGAGGGTGTGTTTCCGGCGAATTATCCACAGGTGCTGCAAGTCACCGGCGATGCACGTTGCGCCGAACAGGAATGGTCGTGGCTCAACAGCGCTCAAGCGGATTTCGCCGCGTGTGTGCATGGCACCTATCCGGGGCAGTCTGGCGCCAGTCTCGGCTGTGCGGCGTTGAGCGGGCACATCGCAGGTTTCCTGGTTGCTCATCCTGAGGCGAGCAACGAACTGATCATCGAATGGCTGCGGGAGAATGCCCGTTATCGCGGCCCTGAACGGCGCTTCGGACCATGA
- a CDS encoding sigma-54-dependent Fis family transcriptional regulator: MTLIKTTPPKLHREARLAREKLHLEGEVPDGVLRAEIDASWRRSLSHGVHFNAKHELALESSASLDVLLASNRLLIDAALPAIDYLAERQGKEGLIILANSDATILAAEGRADRFRGSGLQDITLGACWSEAARGTNALGTALVEARPTMIDCGEHYLDRLTDFSCTSVPIHCPQGDILGVLDLTREGPLGRVHDSTALLAMAVSQIESRVFNASYPDEIVLAFHSRRQYLESPWQGLLAVSLGGQILAVSAQACQLLHAERSALVGRRCEEFLGVDGLQLLSRLHQGGVGSLQTAKGEFFYKTLRAPQRSINVSTPPRSTAKTAKAQPDLESLAGSNVRYARALRMARQGLANELPVLLLGETGTGKEVIARALHMAGTRCDKPFVAVNCAAIPEGLIESELFGYREGAFTGSRRGGMIGRLQQAHGGTLFLDEIGDMPLALQARLLRVLQDRKVAPLGAGEEQDIDVALICATHRDLKRLVEEKHFREDLFYRVNGISVMLPALREREDFSGLVARLLAKLDAPTMVLHDDLNRLLGGYHWPGNIRQLEMVLRTALAMREPGDTVLTLDHLPDSMLDELTATERPQAGSIRENELELIRQSLDTHQGNVSAAADALGISRATLYRKLKQLRS, from the coding sequence ATGACGCTAATAAAAACAACTCCTCCCAAACTGCACCGCGAAGCCCGGCTGGCCCGGGAAAAACTCCATCTCGAGGGCGAAGTCCCGGATGGCGTGTTGCGGGCGGAAATCGATGCGTCGTGGCGGCGTAGCCTGAGCCATGGCGTGCATTTTAATGCCAAGCACGAGCTGGCGCTGGAATCGAGCGCGAGCCTCGACGTGCTGTTGGCGAGCAATCGGCTGCTGATCGACGCGGCATTGCCGGCCATCGATTACCTGGCCGAACGCCAGGGCAAGGAAGGGCTGATCATCCTTGCCAATTCCGACGCCACCATCCTCGCTGCCGAAGGTCGCGCCGACCGCTTCAGGGGCAGCGGCCTGCAAGACATCACCCTCGGCGCCTGCTGGAGCGAAGCCGCTCGCGGCACCAACGCGCTGGGCACCGCACTGGTGGAAGCCCGGCCAACGATGATCGATTGCGGCGAACATTACCTCGATCGCCTGACCGATTTCTCCTGCACCTCGGTGCCGATCCATTGCCCCCAAGGCGACATCCTTGGCGTGCTCGACCTGACCCGCGAAGGCCCGCTGGGCCGCGTGCATGACAGCACCGCGTTGCTGGCGATGGCCGTCAGCCAGATCGAAAGCCGGGTGTTCAACGCCAGTTATCCAGACGAGATCGTCCTGGCCTTCCACAGCCGTCGGCAGTACCTCGAATCCCCTTGGCAAGGTCTGTTGGCGGTGAGCCTTGGCGGGCAGATTCTCGCGGTCAGCGCCCAGGCCTGTCAGTTGCTCCACGCCGAGCGCTCGGCGCTGGTCGGTCGACGCTGTGAAGAGTTTCTGGGCGTCGATGGCTTGCAACTTCTGTCGCGTCTGCATCAGGGCGGTGTCGGCAGTTTGCAAACCGCCAAAGGCGAGTTCTTCTACAAAACCCTGCGTGCGCCGCAGCGTTCAATCAATGTCAGCACGCCGCCGCGCAGCACCGCGAAAACCGCCAAAGCACAACCGGATCTCGAATCCCTGGCCGGCAGCAATGTCCGTTATGCCCGAGCCTTGCGCATGGCCCGTCAAGGCCTGGCCAATGAGCTGCCGGTGTTGCTGCTGGGTGAAACCGGCACCGGTAAGGAAGTCATCGCCCGCGCCCTGCACATGGCCGGAACCCGCTGCGACAAACCCTTTGTCGCGGTGAACTGCGCGGCGATCCCCGAAGGCCTGATCGAGTCGGAACTGTTCGGCTACCGCGAAGGCGCGTTCACGGGCTCGCGTCGCGGCGGCATGATCGGTCGTCTGCAACAGGCCCATGGCGGCACCTTGTTTCTCGATGAAATCGGCGACATGCCGCTGGCCTTGCAGGCCCGTCTGTTGCGGGTGTTGCAGGACCGTAAAGTGGCACCGTTAGGCGCTGGCGAAGAGCAAGACATCGACGTCGCATTGATCTGCGCCACGCACCGCGACCTCAAGCGACTGGTCGAAGAAAAGCACTTTCGTGAGGACCTGTTTTATCGGGTCAACGGCATCAGCGTGATGCTCCCGGCATTGCGCGAGCGTGAGGATTTCAGCGGTCTGGTCGCTCGTCTGCTGGCCAAGCTGGATGCGCCGACGATGGTCCTGCATGACGATTTGAACCGCTTGCTCGGCGGCTATCACTGGCCGGGCAACATCCGCCAACTGGAAATGGTTTTACGAACGGCGCTGGCCATGCGCGAGCCGGGGGACACCGTACTCACCCTCGACCACTTGCCCGACAGCATGCTCGACGAACTGACCGCCACCGAACGCCCTCAGGCCGGCAGCATTCGCGAAAACGAACTGGAGCTGATTCGCCAGTCCCTGGACACTCACCAGGGCAACGTCTCGGCCGCCGCCGACGCCTTGGGCATCAGCCGCGCGACCTTGTATCGCAAGCTCAAACAGTTGCGCTCGTGA
- a CDS encoding ABC transporter ATP-binding protein has product MQRLIVRLIDSQNPEALQAALRWLYSFVRPHRLAIAGLLGLSVCASLLVLVQPWLTKLLIDDGLLARNFPMLVLIAGLMIVAGLLGTGLSGINRYLHTRLSGRILFALRDDLYRHLQTLSPSFYGQRRIGDLMSRLDGDVAEIQRFAVDSLFSAVSSVIGLVCAVAMLLTLSWKLSLLALVLIPLDVLWLRWMRRKVERDVRQLRERSADMSSFMVETLPVMKFIQSAGQQQRESRRLETLGQGYMSQLLRLQVTEFFTQAVPGTLTSLSRACAFLIGGYWVVQGTWQLGALIAFSTYLGMAVGPVQSLLGLYVAVQRMTVSLGRVMELRGEEPTVLTPVTPQPIPTSGELRFDDVHFSHPGRPTTLRGIEARIPYGLKVALSGGSGVGKSTLIDLLQRHHDPQSGRVLLGEVDLRELDLFQLRRRIAVVSQDIVLFRGSLADNLAYAVPDASREAIAEVARLAQLDSLIESLPEGLDSPLGERGQQLSGGQKQRIAIARALLQDPLILVLDEATSAVDEATEREVIEAIDRLFAGRTRILISHRPSTLADADLRFELLDGVLTSKTVLHEA; this is encoded by the coding sequence ATGCAGCGCCTGATCGTTCGGCTGATCGACAGCCAGAACCCCGAAGCCCTGCAAGCGGCGTTGCGCTGGCTCTACAGCTTCGTGCGACCCCATCGACTGGCGATTGCCGGGCTGCTCGGGTTATCGGTCTGCGCCTCGTTGCTGGTGCTGGTCCAGCCTTGGCTGACCAAGCTGCTGATCGACGATGGTTTGCTTGCACGCAACTTTCCGATGCTGGTGCTGATCGCCGGGCTGATGATCGTGGCCGGGCTGCTCGGAACGGGGTTGTCGGGGATCAACCGTTACCTGCACACGCGGCTGTCCGGGCGGATTCTGTTTGCCCTGCGCGATGACCTCTATCGACATCTGCAAACGCTCTCGCCGAGTTTCTACGGGCAGCGCCGCATCGGTGACCTGATGTCGCGCCTCGATGGCGACGTCGCGGAGATCCAGCGCTTTGCCGTGGACTCCTTGTTCTCGGCGGTATCGAGTGTGATCGGTCTGGTCTGCGCCGTAGCGATGCTGCTGACTCTGTCGTGGAAACTCTCGTTGCTGGCGCTGGTGCTGATTCCCCTCGACGTGCTCTGGCTGCGCTGGATGCGGCGCAAGGTCGAGCGCGATGTGCGGCAATTGCGTGAGCGCTCGGCGGACATGTCCTCGTTCATGGTCGAGACCTTGCCGGTGATGAAATTCATCCAGTCTGCTGGCCAGCAACAGCGTGAATCGCGACGCCTGGAGACGTTGGGCCAAGGCTACATGAGCCAGTTGCTGCGCCTGCAAGTCACTGAGTTTTTCACCCAGGCGGTGCCGGGCACACTGACTTCTCTGTCCCGCGCCTGTGCGTTTTTGATTGGCGGTTATTGGGTGGTGCAGGGGACCTGGCAATTGGGCGCGCTGATCGCGTTTTCCACCTATCTAGGCATGGCCGTCGGACCGGTGCAGAGCCTGCTGGGGCTCTATGTCGCGGTCCAACGAATGACCGTCAGCCTCGGGCGCGTGATGGAATTGCGCGGCGAAGAACCAACCGTTCTCACACCGGTCACGCCGCAGCCGATCCCGACCTCCGGCGAACTGCGTTTCGACGATGTGCACTTCAGTCATCCCGGTCGCCCGACAACTTTGCGCGGGATCGAAGCGCGAATTCCCTACGGTTTGAAAGTCGCCCTGAGCGGCGGCTCCGGGGTCGGTAAATCGACCCTGATCGACCTGCTGCAACGGCACCACGATCCGCAGTCCGGCCGCGTATTGCTGGGAGAGGTCGATCTGCGCGAACTGGACCTGTTCCAGTTGCGTCGGCGGATTGCCGTGGTCAGTCAGGACATCGTGCTGTTTCGCGGCAGCCTCGCCGACAATCTGGCCTACGCGGTGCCGGACGCCAGCCGTGAAGCGATTGCCGAAGTGGCGCGACTGGCGCAACTCGACAGCCTGATCGAGTCTTTGCCCGAAGGCCTCGACAGCCCGTTGGGCGAACGTGGTCAGCAGTTGTCCGGCGGGCAGAAACAACGCATCGCCATCGCCCGGGCGCTGTTACAGGATCCATTGATTCTGGTGCTGGACGAAGCGACCTCGGCGGTGGATGAAGCCACCGAGCGCGAAGTCATTGAAGCCATCGATCGACTGTTTGCCGGACGCACGCGGATCCTCATCAGCCACCGTCCTTCTACCTTGGCCGATGCCGATTTGCGCTTTGAATTGCTCGACGGCGTACTCACTTCAAAAACGGTGCTGCATGAAGCCTGA
- a CDS encoding tryptophan 7-halogenase, translated as MILILGAGPAGAAVALGLRRLGYPVTLVSEWRRFAALEGVSIRVLEALRGAGLHQALADAALPSQRQLSWNGHQHAQNIEFLLDRPSFDRGLREDLRLAGVELIEGRVLTVQTSASGHRIEVEGREALLADFLVEARGRQAPALGKGLRGPETVSLLNRWQGTPGSTASAVESLEDGWAWMARRADGQCYWQWTVDVASAELPGKAQLLDYCRQRRQGSALARAFFGVEPEIDLQLHARSSTAILCPQVCGDNWIRVGDAAMAVDPLSGNGIFQSLSSALQAPTVINTLLRKPERAALAQRFHQQRVGQLFLRFARIGRDFYADEQRWLQQPFWQARRQWPDAEVVHAEADFSSLRIERAPVLRDGFVDEAEVVITADQPMGIWHVQGVELAPLVRRLGSEPADQVLAELTVEQGRVVRSWLLAQGFKP; from the coding sequence ATGATTTTGATTCTTGGCGCAGGGCCAGCGGGAGCGGCGGTTGCCTTGGGTTTGCGTCGGCTCGGTTATCCCGTGACGCTGGTCAGCGAATGGCGGCGGTTTGCGGCGCTGGAAGGCGTTTCCATTCGGGTGCTGGAGGCCTTGCGTGGCGCGGGGCTTCATCAGGCGCTGGCGGATGCGGCGCTGCCGTCTCAACGGCAGCTGTCATGGAACGGTCACCAGCATGCGCAGAACATCGAATTTTTACTGGATCGCCCGAGCTTTGATCGTGGTTTGCGCGAGGATCTGCGGCTGGCTGGCGTTGAGCTAATCGAAGGCCGAGTGCTGACGGTGCAGACATCGGCTTCGGGGCATCGGATCGAGGTCGAAGGGCGCGAGGCGCTGCTGGCGGATTTTCTGGTTGAGGCGCGGGGGCGTCAGGCTCCTGCGCTCGGCAAAGGTCTGCGCGGGCCGGAGACGGTCAGCCTGCTCAATCGCTGGCAAGGCACGCCGGGCAGCACCGCCAGTGCGGTGGAAAGCCTTGAGGACGGCTGGGCATGGATGGCCCGGCGAGCCGACGGTCAGTGTTACTGGCAATGGACCGTGGACGTGGCCAGTGCTGAATTGCCGGGCAAGGCGCAGTTGCTCGATTACTGTCGTCAACGGCGCCAAGGCTCGGCGTTGGCGCGTGCGTTTTTCGGTGTCGAGCCTGAGATCGATCTACAGCTGCATGCGCGCAGCAGCACGGCGATTCTATGCCCGCAGGTGTGTGGCGATAACTGGATTCGGGTAGGCGATGCGGCGATGGCGGTGGATCCGCTGTCGGGCAACGGGATTTTTCAGTCATTGTCCTCGGCGTTACAGGCGCCGACCGTGATCAACACGTTGTTGCGTAAACCCGAGCGAGCGGCGCTGGCTCAGCGCTTTCATCAGCAACGGGTGGGGCAGTTGTTTTTGCGTTTTGCGCGGATCGGGAGGGATTTTTATGCCGATGAGCAGCGTTGGTTGCAGCAGCCATTCTGGCAGGCGCGGCGGCAGTGGCCGGATGCTGAAGTGGTGCATGCCGAGGCGGATTTTTCCTCGCTGAGAATCGAGCGCGCGCCAGTGCTACGCGATGGATTTGTGGATGAGGCTGAGGTGGTGATCACGGCGGATCAGCCGATGGGGATCTGGCATGTGCAAGGGGTTGAGTTGGCGCCGTTGGTGCGGCGGTTGGGCAGTGAGCCTGCGGATCAGGTTTTGGCGGAGTTGACGGTGGAGCAGGGAAGGGTGGTTCGCAGTTGGTTGTTGGCTCAGGGGTTCAAACCCTGA
- a CDS encoding DUF1652 domain-containing protein, translating to MFLSTLEIQNIIEHSFLPSVCTCTMAADQSLTIRVCDCLTGKVDIVATHVPLWTLDSPHAIASLVADMQHEIDVHKSVHPTYDI from the coding sequence ATGTTCCTTTCAACCCTGGAAATTCAAAACATCATTGAACACAGTTTTCTGCCCTCCGTGTGCACCTGCACCATGGCGGCGGACCAGTCCCTGACGATTCGGGTCTGCGACTGCTTGACCGGCAAAGTGGATATAGTGGCCACCCACGTTCCCCTGTGGACACTGGACAGTCCCCATGCGATCGCGTCGCTGGTGGCGGACATGCAGCACGAGATCGACGTACACAAAAGCGTTCACCCCACCTATGACATCTGA